Proteins encoded in a region of the Anopheles ziemanni chromosome 2, idAnoZiCoDA_A2_x.2, whole genome shotgun sequence genome:
- the LOC131294965 gene encoding fatty acid synthase isoform X2 — MPARFEEVPATDTRRHGVPMDLAGEHYADGGPRPTIRDDICITGFSGRLPESSNIDEFKRNLLEGVDMVNDDDRRWPAGLYDLPTRIGKIKDEDLQHLDAEFFKIHQKQAECMDPQLRMLLECTHEAIIDAGINPQEIRGSRTGVYIGCSNSETEQHWCADPDLVNGYGLTGCARAMFANRISYTFDFKGPSYAVDTACSSSLFALSQAFADMKAGHCDAAIVAGCGIILKPTMSLQFKRLNMLSKDGMCKAFDESGNGYVRSDGCVVTFLQRATDSRRIYASVLNVRTNTDGFKEQGITYPIGEMQKRLIRETYDEIGLNPADVAYVEAHGTGTKVGDPQEVNAITDFFCKDRKTPLLIGSVKSNMGHSEPASGVCSIAKILIAMEEGVIPGNLHYKNPNPDLYGLLDGRLKVVDRNLPWNGGIIGLNSFGFGGANAHVILKSNPKPKPISPRDGGFPKLMIASGRTDEAVEAFLDQAATSKDDEEFVGLVNEIHSRNIPLHVHRGYTVVAGGENQSIVREVQEVGTDDKRPIWFIYSGMGSQWASMARDLMQLEVFHNSIYRCAEALRPEGVDLIDVLTKSDESKFDNILNSFISIAAVQVALTDVLTHLGITPDGMVGHSVGELGCAYADGCFTPEQTVLAAYWRGRSILDTDLIAGQMAAVGLSWEDCKQKLPKDVIPACHNSNDSVTISGPVASVGKVIADLNAQGIFAKGVKSSGIAFHSRYIADAAPKLRKSLDKIIPNPKNRTPRWISTSIPEESWPTPLAQQSSSAYHVNNLLSPVLFAEGLKHVPANAICIEIAPHGLLQAILKRALGKDATNLSLMKRDHANNLIFLLSNIGKLYAAGAQPQVQKLYRPITYPVGRGTPMLNSLVKWDHSIKWFLARIGVENKSGETIIDINLGKDDDAYLAGHTIDGRVLFPATGYLTLAWRTFAKMRGADLEKTPVVIENAVFHRATILPKDGSVKFGINFFDGTGAFEICEGGTLAVSGKLTIPEKIELEELPLNKLEADRSGLPLNTSDVYKELRLRGYDYGGLFRGVTRSDSRATTGELQWRDNWVSFMDTMLQFSILGKDLRELYLPTRIERIVINPARHMDLVNSLGSEDRTVPVYMYRDINVIKSGGVEMRGLRATLAPRRQGTQAAPTLEKYVFVPNCNEKELAECNGEKARLRSITAAIHLVLENSAGALKIKVAEASFERSPENTMAGTVQAIIEGEPTLASDVAIATTHQPDSLVQHYGESGVRVINKDAATGPIEQNCHLAIGYDVFGRADPNAILRNLRETIKADGFVLLEESRGGFDAKSSRVAFERAGFTLISSQVCDKKVFVLLRPTLTELAQRKSTIVTISERNFGWLDTLKTALAKAEETSTYVYVVCQGEELCGAQGLMNCIKNEAGGRFARMYFIQSPSADKFNPSGPLYKEQLAKDLICNVLRSANGGGPSGVWGTFRHLRLDSQSNAPSLPVEHAYINALTKGDLASLKWIESSLSREQQRPDTAAAKNDRTELCTVYYAPINFRDVMLSSGKLGADALPGDLATQDCILGLEFAGRDSSGRRIMAMVQAKSLATTCVAQRNMIWQIPDDWTMEQASTVPCVYSTVYYALVMRGRMKRGESILIHAGSGGVGQAAISVALAAGVTVYTTVGSKEKRDFLKRTFPQLTDRNIGNSRDCSFEQLVMRETQGRGVDLVLNSLAEEKLQASIRCLGLNGRFLEIGKFDLNNNSPLGMSVFLKNTSFHGILLDSVMEGDDETIAEVVRLVADGIKSGAVRPLPTSVFTEQQVEQAFRFMASGKHIGKVVVRVREEEKAKVVRPVPKLINAIPRTYMHVEKVYILVGGLGGFGLELANWLVSRGAKRIVLTSRSGVRSGYQSLMIRRWAERGVQVTIDTNDVTTLKGAQKLLTDAARLGPVGGVFNLAAVLRDGLLENATEADFKAVCVPKVDGTKNLDAATRELCPDLDYFVCFSSVSCGRGNIGQVNYGLANSAMERICEARHAVGLPATAIQWGAIGDTGLVLENLGDNDTVVGGTLPQRMPSCLQTMDFFLQQPCPVLASMVIAEKRKTETGGVSLVSCIANILGLKDTKNVSDGATLADLGMDSLMGAEIKQTLERSFDLVLSAAEIRLLTFGKLRSFEKGGAADAVTGGAPAAGTGGSGDAADGDFSADLMPKECLVRLESAATGATGGKVRPVFVVHAIEGVITALIPLAAVLPVPVYGLQCVEGAPLESLEALAAFYIKQIRTVQPRGPYTVVGYSFGASIAYEMVAQLEKAGDACSLLMLDGSPRYVSWYTEAQKQRNANGEVVQAVDEAYALAYFAMVCGRLDYGKTAHELVTAKTWEERVARCAEMVHAKVPQYSKKLLETTAKSFVGKIVASHMYKPSSKINATVKLVKPTENYAKLQGDYGLSDLCNQKVEIFTVKGDHRSMLAGDSMKQIATVLQQLL, encoded by the exons ATGCCGGCCCGCTTCGAGGAAGTGCCCGCTACTGACACCCGCCGCCATGGTGTCCCCATGGATCTGGCCGGGGAACACTATGCCGACGGTGGCCCGCGACCCACCATCCGGGATGACATCTGCATCACAGGCTTCTCCGGCCGGCTGCCCGAGAGCTCCAACATCGACGAGTTTAAGCGCAACCTGCTGGAGGGCGTGGACATGGTGAACGATGACGATCGCCGCTGGCCCGCCGGCCTGTACGATCTGCCCACGCGCATCGGCAAAATTAAGGACGAGGATCTGCAGCATCTGGACGCGGAGTTCTTCAAAATCCACCAGAAGCAGGCGGAATGCATGGACCCGCAGCTGCGCATGCTGCTGGAGTGCACTCATGAGGCGATCATTGATGCTG gcATCAATCCGCAGGAAATTCGTGGCAGCCGCACCGGCGTATACATTGGCTGCTCCAACTCGGAAACCGAACAGCACTGGTGTGCCGACCCGGACCTGGTCAATGGCTACGGTCTGACCGGTTGTGCGCGAGCCATGTTCGCCAACCGCATCTCGTACACGTTCGACTTCAAGGGTCCGAGCTACGCGGTCGATACGGCCTGCTCGAGTTCGCTGTTTGCGCTGTCGCAGGCGTTCGCCGACATGAAGGCGGGTCACTGCGACGCGGCGATCGTGGCCGGGTGCGGGATCATCCTGAAGCCCACCATGTCGCTGCAGTTCAAGCGGCTGAACATGTTGAGCAAGGACGGTATGTGCAAGGCGTTCGATGAGTCCGGCAATGGGTATGTCCGCTCTGATGGCTGTGTGGTGACGTTCCTGCAGCGTGCCACCGACTCGCGGCGTATCTACGCGAGCGTACTGAACGTGCGTACCAACACGGACGGCTTCAAGGAGCAGGGCATCACGTATCCGATCGGTGAGATGCAGAAGCGACTGATTCGCGAGACGTACGACGAGATCGGGCTCAATCCGGCCGACGTAGCGTACGTGGAGGCGCACGGCACCGGCACGAAGGTGGGCGACCCGCAGGAGGTGAATGCCATCACGGACTTCTTCTGCAAGGACCGCAAGACGCCGCTCCTGATCGGCTCGGTAAAGTCCAACATGGGCCACTCGGAGCCGGCTTCGGGCGTGTGTTCGATCGCGAAGATCTTGATTGCGATGGAGGAGGGCGTTATTCCCGGAAACCTGCACTACAAGAACCCCAATCCGGATCTGTACGGGCTGCTCGATGGCCGGCTGAAGGTGGTCGATCGTAATCTACCGTGGAACGGTGGTATCATTGGGCTGAACTCGTTCGGGTTCGGTGGCGCAAATGCGCACGTCATCCTCAAGTCGAACCCGAAGCCCAAACCGATCAGTCCGCGGGATGGTGGGTTCCCGAAGCTCATGATCGCTTCCGGACGTACCGACGAGGCGGTTGAAGCGTTCCTGGATCAAGCCGCCACCAGCAAGGACGATGAAGAGTTTGTGGGGCTGGTGAATGAGATCCACAGCCGGAACATCCCGCTGCACGTCCACCGGGGTTACACGGTTGTGGCCGGAGGGGAGAACCAATCGATCGTGCGCGAAGTGCAGGAGGTGGGCACTGACGACAAGCGTCCCATTTGGTTCATCTACTCCGGTATGGGCTCGCAGTGGGCCAGCATGGCCCGTGACCTGATGCAGCTGGAAGTGTTCCACAACAGCATCTACCGGTGCGCGGAAGCCTTGCGTCCGGAAGGGGTCGACTTGATCGACGTGCTCACGAAGAGCGACGAGTCCAAGTTTGACAACATCCTCAATTCGTTCATCTCGATCGCGGCCGTCCAGGTGGCACTTACCGACGTCCTCACGCATTTGGGCATCACGCCCGACGGCATGGTTGGACACTCGGTCGGTGAGCTTGGTTGCGCGTATGCGGACGGATGTTTCACGCCCGAACAAACGGTGCTGGCCGCTTACTGGCGAGGTCGGAGCATTCTCGACACCGATCTGATTGCCGGCCAGATGGCGGCGGTGGGTCTTTCGTGGGAGGACTGCAAACAGAAGCTTCCAAAAGACGTCATTCCGGCGTGTCACAACAGTAACGACAGTGTTACG ATTTCCGGCCCGGTCGCCTCCGTCGGAAAGGTCATTGCTGACCTGAACGCACAGGGAATCTTCGCGAAGGGCGTAAAATCGTCCGGCATTGCGTTCCACAGTCGGTACATTGCCGACGCCGCACCGAAGTTGCGCAAATCGTTGGACAAAATCATCCCGAACCCGAAGAACCGTACGCCGCGTTGGATCAGCACAAGCATCCCGGAAGAATCGTGGCCCACGCCGTTGGCGCAACAGTCCTCGTCGGCGTACCACGTGAACAACCTGCTGTCGCCGGTCCTCTTTGCCGAGGGTCTGAAGCACGTTCCGGCCAACGCGATTTGCATCGAAATTGCACCGCACGGTCTTCTGCAGGCGATCTTGAAGCGAGCGCTCGGCAAGGACGCCACCAATCTGAGTCTGATGAAGCGTGATCATGCGAATAACTTGATCTTCCTGTTGAGCAACATTGGCAA ATTGTATGCTGCCGGTGCTCAACCGCAGGTGCAGAAGCTGTACCGACCGATCACGTATCCGGTGGGCCGTGGAACACCAATGCTGAACTCGCTGGTCAAGTGGGACCATTCGATCAAGTGGTTCCTTGCTCGCATCGGCGTAGAGA ATAAGTCTGGTGAAACAATCATCGACATTAACCTGGGCAAGGACGACGACGCATACCTGGCCGGTCACACGATCGACGGGCGTGTGTTGTTCCCTGCGACCGGCTATCTGACCCTAGCGTGGCGCACGTTCGCCAAAATGCGTGGTGCCGACCTGGAAAAGACGCCTGTCGTGATCGAGAATGCCGTTTTCCACCGGGCTACCATTCTACCGAAGGACGGTTCGGTGAAATTTGGCATCAATTTCTTCGACGGAACGGGTGCGTTCGAGATCTGCGAGGGAGGAACGCTGGCCGTCTCGGGCAAGCTGACCATCCCGGAGAAGATCGAGCTGGAGGAGTTGCCGCTCAACAAGCTCGAGGCAGATCGGTCCGGTTTGCCGTTGAACACGAGCGACGTTTACAAGGAGTTGCGTCTGCGGGGCTACGATTACGGTGGTCTGTTCCGTGGTGTGACACGTAGCGACTCGCGGGCTACCACGGGTGAGCTGCAGTGGCGCGACAACTGGGTCAGCTTCATGGACACGATGCTGCAGTTTAGCATCCTCGGTAAGGACCTGCGGGAACTGTACCTGCCGACGCGCATCGAGCGGATCGTCATCAACCCGGCGCGCCACATGGATCTGGTGAACAGTTTGGGATCGGAGGATCGCACCGTACCGGTGTACATGTACCGAGACATTAACGTCATCAAGAGTGGCGGTGTGGAGATGCGAGGACTGCGGGCAACGCTGGCCCCTCGTCGCCAGGGCACCCAGGCAGCACCGACGCTCGAGAAGTACGTGTTTGTGCCGAACTGCAACGAGAAGGAACTGGCCGAGTGTAACGGTGAAAAGGCACGCCTTCGTTCGATCACGGCCGCCATCCATCTGGTGCTGGAGAACAGTGCCGGCGCACTGAAGATAAAGGTGGCCGAGGCGAGCTTCGAGCGTTCACCGGAGAACACCATGGCCGGCACGGTGCAGGCCATCATCGAGGGTGAGCCGACGTTGGCGAGTGATGTCGCGATTGCCACCACGCACCAACCGGACAGTCTGGTGCAGCATTACGGGGAATCGGGTGTGCGTGTGATCAACAAGGACGCGGCCACGGGTCCGATCGAGCAGAACTGCCATCTCGCCATCGGGTACGACGTTTTTGGACGGGCCGATCCGAATGCGATTTTGCGCAACCTTCGCGAAACCATCAAGGCGGACGGGTTCGTACTGCTGGAGGAATCACGCGGCGGGTTCGATGCTAAGTCGTCCCGTGTGGCCTTCGAGCGGGCCGGTTTTACGCTCATCAGCTCGCAGGTGTGCGACAAGAAGGTGTTTGTGTTGCTTCGCCCGACGCTGACGGAACTGGCTCAACGCAAGAGCACTATCGTGACGATCAGCGAGCGTAACTTTGGTTGGTTGGACACTCTGAAGACCGCGTTGGCTAAGGCGGAAGAAACCTCCACCTACGTGTACGTCGTGTGCCAGGGCGAGGAACTGTGCGGTGCCCAGGGACTGATGAACTGTATCAAGAACGAAGCTGGTGGACGGTTCGCACGGATGTACTTCATCCAGAGCCCAAGCGCGGACAAGTTTAACCCGAGCGGACCACTCTACAAGGAACAGCTGGCGAAGGATCTTATCTGTAACGTGCTACGCTCGGCGAACGGTGGTGGACCGTCCGGTGTTTGGGGAACGTTCCGTCATCTCCGACTGGACAGTCAATCGAATGCGCCCTCGCTTCCGGTGGAGCACGCGTACATCAACGCACTGACCAAGGGTGATCTGGCGAGCTTGAAGTGGATCGAGAGTTCCCTATCGCGCGAACAGCAGCGCCCGGACACTGCCGCGGCCAAAAACGACCGTACGGAGTTGTGTACGGTATATTACGCGCCGATTAACTTCCGCGACGTGATGCTCAGCTCGGGCAAGCTCGGTGCTGATGCGCTGCCCGGCGATTTGGCGACGCAGGATTGCATCCTGGGGCTAGAGTTTGCCGGTCGCGATTCGTCCGGTCGGCGCATTATGGCGATGGTGCAGGCCAAGTCACTGGCCACCACCTGTGTGGCGCAGCGTAACATGATCTGGCAGATTCCGGACGATTGGACGATGGAGCAGGCCTCGACGGTGCCGTGCGTGTACTCGACCGTCTACTACGCGCTGGTGATGCGCGGACGCATGAAGCGCGGCGAGTCGATCCTGATCCACGCTGGCTCCGGTGGCGTTGGACAGGCGGCCATTTCGGTGGCGCTAGCGGCCGGTGTGACCGTCTACACGACGGTCGGCTCGAAGGAAAAGCGTGACTTCCTGAAGCGCACCTTCCCGCAGCTGACCGATCGGAACATTGGCAATTCGCGCGACTGCTCGTTCGAGCAGCTGGTGATGCGCGAGACGCAGGGTCGTGGCGTCGATCTGGTGCTGAACTCGCTCGCCGAGGAAAAGCTGCAGGCGTCGATCCGATGCCTCGGGCTGAACGGGCGCTTCCTGGAGATTGGCAAGTTCGATCTGAACAACAACAGCCCGCTCGGCATGTCGGTGTTCCTGAAGAACACCTCCTTCCACGGCATCCTGCTGGACAGCGTGATGGAGGGCGACGATGAGACGATCGCGGAAGTGGTGCGCCTCGTTGCGGACGGTATCAAGAGCGGTGCCGTGCGGCCGCTCCCGACGAGCGTGTTCACCGAGCAGCAGGTGGAGCAGGCGTTCCGCTTTATGGCATCGGGCAAGCACATCGGCAAGGTGGTGGTGCGCGTGCGCGAGGAAGAGAAGGCGAAGGTGGTCCGACCGGTGCCGAAACTGATCAACGCCATCCCGCGCACCTACATGCACGTGGAAAAGGTGTACATCCTGGTCGGTGGGCTCGGTGGGTTCGGGTTGGAGCTGGCCAACTGGCTGGTGTCGCGTGGTGCCAAGCGTATCGTGCTGACGTCGCGCAGTGGGGTCCGTTCCGGCTACCAATCGCTCATGATCCGCCGCTGGGCGGAGCGTGGCGTGCAGGTCACAATCGACACGAACGACGTGACAACGTTGAAGGGCGCCCAGAAGCTGCTTACGGACGCCGCACGCCTTGGTCCGGTTGGCGGTGTGTTCAACCTTGCCGCCGTCCTGCGCGACGGCCTGCTGGAGAACGCAACCGAGGCCGACTTCAAGGCGGTTTGCGTGCCAAAGGTTGATGGTACGAAAAATCTCGATGCGGCCACCCGCGAACTGTGTCCCGATCTGGActatttcgtttgcttttcgaGTGTGTCCTGCGGTCGTGGTAACATCGGTCAGGTGAACTATGGGTTGGCCAACTCGGCGATGGAGCGGATCTGCGAGGCACGGCATGCCGTCGGACTGCCGGCCACTGCCATCCAGTGGGGCGCCATCGGTGACACCGGGTTGGTGCTGGAGAATCTCGGTGACAACGACACGGTCGTCGGTGGTACGCTGCCGCAGCGTATGCCATCCTGTCTGCAGACGATGGACTTCTTCCTGCAGCAGCCCTGCCCGGTGCTGGCCTCGATGGTGATCGCCGAAAAGCGCAAGACGGAAACGGGTGGCGTGAGTCTGGTGAGCTGCATCGCGAACATTCTCGGCCTAAAGGACACCAAGAACGTGTCGGACGGTGCGACGCTGGCCGATCTCGGCATGGACTCGCTGATGGGTGCCGAAATTAAGCAAACTCTCGAGCGCAGCTTCGATCTGGTGCTGAGTGCGGCCGAGATTCGTCTCCTAACGTTTGGCAAGTTGCGTTCGTTCGAAAAGGGAGGTGCGGCTGACGCGGTTACGGGCGGTGCACCTGCCGCCGGCACGGGTGGTTCGGGAGATGCGGCGGACGGTGAT TTTAGCGCGGACCTTATGCCCAAGGAGTGCCTGGTACGCTTGGAGTCGGCCGCAACCGGAGCAACCGGTGGCAAAGTACGGCCCGTTTTTGTCGTGCACGCCATCGAGGGTGTAATTACGGCGCTTATCCCACTCGCCGCCGTCCTGCCAGTGCCCGTGTACGGTCTACAGTGCGTCGAGGGAGCCCCACTGGAGTCGCTCGAAGCGTTGGCCGCGTTCTACATCAAGCAGATCCGAACGGTACAGCCGCGCGGTCCGTACACCGTCGTGGGCTACTCGTTCGGTGCGTCCATCGCGTACGAAATGGTGGCCCAGTTGGAGAAGGCCGGTGATGCCTGCAGTTTGCTGATGCTGGACGGATCGCCTCGGTACGTGAGCTGGTACACGGAGGCGCAGAAACAGCGCAACGCCAACGGTGAGGTCGTGCAGGCGGTCGACGAAGCGTACGCGCTGGCGTACTTTGCGATGGTGTGCGGCCGGCTCGACTACGGTAAGACGGCGCACGAGCTGGTGACGGCGAAAACGTGGGAAGAGCGGGTGGCCAGGTGCGCCGAGATGGTGCACGCCAAGGTGCCTCAATACTCGAAGAAATTG CTTGAAACGACCGCCAAATCGTTCGTCGGTAAAATTGTCGCAAGCCATATGTACAAACCGTCGTCCAAGATCAACGCCACGGTGAAGCTGGTGAAGCCGACCGAAAACTACGCCAAACTTCAGGGAGACTACGGACTGTCGGAT cTCTGCAATCAAAAGGTCGAAATCTTTACCGTGAAGGGCGACCATCGATCGATGCTGGCCGGGGACTCGATGAAACAGATTGCCACCGTGCTGCAGCAGCTGCTTTAA